A genomic region of Pseudovibrio sp. Tun.PSC04-5.I4 contains the following coding sequences:
- a CDS encoding methyl-accepting chemotaxis protein, with the protein MLLKVRRVILHVTETAKKQADGDLEARTLVGMDGGELKELLSSVNYSVDKTDSFIREMVASTYALSVNRYYRRVVTRGLQGSFLVYANQVNSAISKVQNRISEFSGQTDAFEAVTMRVTKNLSNAGQSMSNNAHQMEQTADLTLQRASAVTVASEETSANVQTVSAAVEELSASSHEIGNQVRMSAQVTSAAVHEVEAGETKISSLSAAAETIGEVVALISSIAEQTHLLALNATIEAARAGDSGKGFAVVAGEVKLLAAQTSDAIGQISGQIDAIQSATAETVTSFQQVAQSISKIESVTEAISISAEQQAAATSEIAHNISEAYSGTRLVASNVSDVSTFANETETAAENVMGSAHSMNEQIASLSSAVNEYISELRNGPLSNSVVEVS; encoded by the coding sequence ATGTTGCTGAAGGTTCGCCGCGTTATTTTGCACGTAACGGAAACTGCAAAGAAGCAGGCTGATGGGGATTTGGAAGCCCGGACGCTGGTTGGGATGGATGGTGGTGAGCTAAAAGAGCTGCTCTCCAGTGTCAACTACTCTGTCGACAAAACTGACTCGTTCATTCGTGAGATGGTAGCCTCTACTTATGCGCTCTCAGTAAATAGATACTATCGCCGCGTGGTGACGCGGGGTTTGCAGGGCTCGTTCCTTGTCTACGCAAATCAGGTGAACAGCGCCATCTCAAAAGTGCAGAATCGTATTAGCGAATTCTCTGGCCAAACAGATGCGTTTGAAGCGGTGACAATGCGGGTCACCAAGAACCTGTCCAATGCGGGGCAGAGTATGAGCAACAATGCTCATCAAATGGAACAGACCGCTGATTTAACTTTGCAACGGGCATCTGCAGTAACCGTCGCTTCAGAGGAAACCTCAGCAAACGTGCAAACTGTTTCTGCTGCTGTTGAAGAACTCTCTGCATCCTCCCATGAGATTGGAAATCAGGTTCGCATGTCTGCGCAAGTGACAAGCGCAGCAGTTCATGAGGTCGAAGCAGGTGAAACCAAGATCAGTAGCTTGAGTGCCGCCGCTGAAACGATTGGAGAGGTTGTTGCCCTGATCAGCTCCATCGCGGAACAGACGCATTTGTTGGCATTGAATGCCACCATTGAGGCTGCTCGCGCTGGGGATTCGGGCAAAGGCTTTGCTGTTGTTGCTGGAGAAGTCAAATTGCTTGCAGCCCAAACTTCTGACGCTATTGGGCAAATTTCCGGCCAGATCGATGCGATCCAGTCCGCCACAGCGGAAACCGTGACGTCCTTCCAGCAAGTTGCACAGTCCATTTCCAAAATTGAGAGTGTTACCGAAGCAATCTCAATTTCGGCAGAACAACAAGCTGCTGCGACTTCGGAGATTGCGCATAATATCTCAGAAGCTTATTCTGGTACGCGGCTTGTGGCGAGTAATGTATCGGATGTATCAACGTTTGCGAATGAAACTGAGACCGCAGCCGAGAATGTTATGGGGTCCGCGCATAGCATGAATGAGCAGATTGCCTCGCTTTCATCCGCGGTGAATGAATACATTA
- a CDS encoding LysR family transcriptional regulator — protein MTINRDIFDGMLIFFEVAEQASFSSAAKRMGHSASHVSKEVSRLEERLGARLLNRTTRSVQLTETGEIYFNACQQIIENAREAETRVINSSGTPSGHLRVSVPVSFAQSWLGPRLPGFLDRYPEITVEVQGDERRVDLIADRFDVVVRGGDLVDTDMIAKKIMMSRLLTVATPQYLARCGEPKAPEDLKAHSTIGFALRQAPAIWKFQAKSKPQSEKLVEVRVKNRVLCNSSEMEMTMAKEHFGITQLPEFACRRELDDGILVPILEDWELAPIGLYALYPSRLHLAAKLRVFIDFLAEEFGE, from the coding sequence ATGACTATTAATCGAGATATCTTTGATGGCATGCTCATCTTTTTTGAAGTGGCTGAACAAGCGAGCTTTTCCAGTGCGGCTAAACGCATGGGGCATTCTGCATCACATGTGAGCAAAGAGGTTTCGCGACTTGAGGAACGGTTGGGGGCACGGCTGCTCAACCGAACAACCCGGTCTGTGCAGCTGACGGAAACGGGTGAGATCTACTTCAACGCCTGTCAGCAAATCATTGAGAATGCGCGGGAGGCGGAAACGCGGGTCATTAACTCCAGCGGAACGCCCAGTGGTCATTTGCGCGTCAGTGTGCCAGTGAGTTTTGCCCAATCCTGGCTTGGGCCTCGTTTACCAGGCTTTCTTGATAGGTATCCGGAAATCACAGTGGAGGTACAGGGGGATGAGCGTCGGGTTGATCTGATCGCTGATCGCTTTGATGTGGTCGTACGTGGTGGAGACCTTGTTGATACGGATATGATCGCCAAGAAAATCATGATGTCCCGTTTGTTGACGGTAGCGACGCCTCAATATCTTGCGAGGTGTGGCGAACCAAAAGCTCCGGAGGATTTAAAGGCACATAGCACCATTGGGTTCGCCTTGCGACAAGCGCCTGCCATATGGAAGTTTCAGGCCAAGAGTAAACCCCAGTCAGAAAAACTGGTGGAAGTACGCGTGAAAAACCGCGTGTTGTGTAACAGTTCCGAGATGGAAATGACCATGGCGAAAGAGCACTTCGGTATCACCCAGCTTCCCGAATTTGCCTGCCGAAGGGAGCTGGATGACGGGATTTTGGTCCCCATACTGGAAGATTGGGAATTAGCACCTATTGGGCTGTACGCTCTGTATCCAAGCCGCCTGCATCTTGCTGCCAAACTTCGTGTCTTCATAGACTTCCTTGCTGAGGAGTTTGGCGAATAA
- a CDS encoding thioesterase family protein, whose product MSSKAKPMPNSRVNYVFFSDVQTRWEDNDIYGHINNAVYYSYFDSAVNAYLIERDALNIHEGDEIGLVVESGCQYFSELAYPQKIDVGLRVGYLGNSSVRYELALFPLGSDVATAQGFFTHVYVDRKGRRPQKISGNLRRALTDLLPVTTQQKSLKL is encoded by the coding sequence ATGAGCAGCAAAGCGAAACCAATGCCCAATTCACGGGTAAATTATGTCTTCTTCAGCGATGTGCAGACCCGTTGGGAAGACAACGACATTTATGGTCACATCAACAATGCCGTTTACTACAGTTACTTTGACAGCGCGGTGAATGCCTATCTAATTGAACGGGATGCGCTTAATATTCATGAGGGCGATGAAATCGGACTGGTTGTGGAATCTGGTTGTCAGTATTTTTCAGAATTGGCCTATCCTCAGAAGATTGATGTTGGGCTGCGTGTTGGCTATTTGGGCAATAGTTCTGTGCGCTATGAACTTGCGTTGTTTCCGTTGGGGAGTGACGTGGCGACGGCACAAGGCTTTTTTACGCATGTTTATGTCGATCGGAAGGGGCGCCGCCCGCAAAAGATTTCTGGCAATTTGCGCCGTGCATTGACCGATTTACTCCCGGTAACGACTCAGCAAAAATCGTTAAAACTGTAA
- a CDS encoding VOC family protein, which translates to MLGLKHVDHVGIRISDKVRSIAFYRKLGFTFISDKGFENGHPVILLHPSGLVFNLLGPATHKAGENILMDDKTEKYPGYTHVAFKLESHEDAVELMEREQIEITGKHSFRGMETIFIRDPDRNVLELVGPGPSVADQVSVNG; encoded by the coding sequence ATGCTTGGCCTAAAACACGTTGACCATGTCGGCATACGCATAAGCGATAAAGTGCGCTCTATAGCTTTCTATAGGAAGCTGGGCTTCACATTCATCAGTGACAAAGGGTTTGAAAATGGCCATCCCGTCATACTGCTGCATCCATCTGGACTTGTATTCAATCTGCTGGGACCGGCAACTCACAAGGCAGGCGAAAACATCTTGATGGATGATAAAACGGAGAAATACCCGGGCTACACTCATGTCGCCTTCAAGCTGGAGTCTCATGAAGACGCTGTTGAACTGATGGAGAGAGAGCAAATAGAAATTACAGGCAAACATTCGTTTCGTGGGATGGAAACCATCTTCATTCGCGACCCGGACCGGAATGTTTTGGAATTGGTCGGCCCCGGACCTTCTGTCGCCGACCAAGTCAGCGTTAACGGCTAG
- a CDS encoding HAMP domain-containing methyl-accepting chemotaxis protein encodes MGRLLQLFTNLRLSVKIGGGFIIVLLLSAATGGIGILSLSQLTKQTEMTNATMGLMQDLYDTTSAREIYLRSLSKSDASAAADELNLLSTDLETVHEQVVADGKDGTLLEETHVSVNDLKGQFGRVRMAVDIQESQVAKMLSAVSNLQGIGTKVQTDITKVSAAADKQEELAKAQMKQADKAGRIVASIQSQALNMRYFFLKAATSSEEGALRKTLISAAKARREIKKLQKIELSHLEPKVLDSLEAVSDTLVDKLKKLRDSDDFSEMYSLRLDIASSIAVLGDTARLVIGFTYRSIDDANKQQAEAATRKQQVDAALASVSNIMRQTLAVSSSSLEFLRAGSAVSAEDVTVQIDKLGAVGREFKTGVKDIKGGEATAKNAFLQIGAIRAGFGSMNNGKKELAKLLGTLNERSETVQTQIGNIATTEAENASAAGGLATNLIATTVAICLALGALIALGLALAITRPTKRLTGIMARLADGDTDVEIEGVNRKDEIGEMSRTVQVFRDNALERARLRTEQAEIVEKDAQKQREVETLISDFRSTASNLLTSVNNSMGEMGDTANTMVELAKGTSNQTERAAASSSDAANNVQMVSAAAEELSSSIEEIARQVSATASVVAKATEGAHLSNDRINDLAGATMKIGEVVGLIQAIAEQTNLLALNATIEAARAGEAGKGFAVVAAEVKELANQTSKATEEISSQISAIQSSTSDAVTSIEGISQTMDEVTEYTSAIATAVEQQGAATTEISRNVQEAAMGTSSANENMALVSEAVSETNTASSRVLTASSEVTENTRALGREVDDFLTAVAKAG; translated from the coding sequence ATGGGGCGCCTCCTTCAGCTATTTACTAATTTGCGACTGTCGGTGAAGATCGGTGGTGGGTTCATCATCGTGTTATTGTTGTCTGCGGCAACAGGTGGGATCGGTATCTTATCGCTTTCTCAGCTTACCAAGCAGACTGAGATGACAAATGCGACTATGGGTTTGATGCAGGATTTGTATGATACAACATCAGCTCGTGAAATTTATCTCAGAAGTTTGAGTAAGTCCGATGCGAGTGCTGCTGCCGATGAGTTGAACTTGTTGAGCACTGATCTTGAAACTGTCCACGAGCAGGTGGTGGCTGACGGCAAAGATGGCACATTGCTGGAAGAGACGCATGTCAGTGTGAATGACCTTAAAGGGCAATTTGGCCGTGTTCGCATGGCAGTCGACATTCAGGAATCGCAAGTCGCCAAAATGCTATCTGCAGTGAGCAATCTACAGGGCATTGGCACAAAGGTTCAAACAGACATAACCAAGGTTTCAGCAGCTGCAGACAAGCAAGAAGAGCTGGCTAAGGCGCAGATGAAGCAAGCCGATAAAGCAGGTCGTATTGTTGCATCTATTCAAAGCCAGGCGTTGAATATGCGCTACTTCTTCCTGAAAGCTGCAACCTCCTCAGAAGAGGGAGCGTTGAGAAAGACCTTAATCAGCGCTGCTAAAGCCCGTCGTGAGATTAAGAAGCTTCAGAAGATAGAGCTCTCCCATTTGGAACCGAAAGTCCTGGATAGCCTTGAAGCTGTTTCCGACACTCTCGTCGATAAGCTCAAGAAGCTTCGTGACTCAGATGATTTCTCTGAGATGTATTCTCTGCGCTTGGATATTGCCAGTAGCATCGCTGTTTTGGGTGATACCGCTAGGCTGGTTATCGGATTTACGTACCGGTCTATTGACGATGCGAACAAACAGCAAGCCGAAGCTGCAACCCGCAAACAACAGGTTGATGCAGCGCTGGCATCTGTCTCGAATATTATGCGACAGACGCTTGCTGTGAGTTCTTCTTCCTTGGAATTCTTGCGTGCTGGCAGTGCTGTTAGTGCTGAAGATGTGACTGTACAGATTGATAAGCTTGGCGCAGTTGGCCGGGAATTCAAAACTGGTGTGAAAGACATCAAAGGCGGCGAAGCAACGGCCAAAAATGCATTCCTGCAGATTGGTGCCATTCGTGCCGGCTTTGGCTCTATGAACAACGGTAAGAAAGAACTGGCCAAATTACTTGGTACCCTCAATGAGCGATCTGAAACAGTTCAAACTCAGATTGGAAACATTGCAACAACTGAAGCCGAAAACGCGAGCGCAGCCGGCGGCTTGGCAACCAATCTGATAGCGACAACGGTCGCAATATGTCTGGCGTTGGGTGCGTTGATTGCACTTGGCTTGGCACTGGCGATTACACGTCCAACCAAACGCCTTACTGGTATCATGGCGCGGCTTGCTGACGGTGATACAGATGTTGAGATTGAGGGTGTAAACCGGAAAGATGAGATCGGTGAGATGAGCCGTACGGTTCAGGTCTTCCGTGATAACGCGCTGGAACGAGCTCGCTTGCGAACTGAGCAAGCTGAGATCGTCGAGAAAGATGCGCAAAAACAGCGCGAAGTTGAAACTTTGATCTCCGATTTTCGCTCCACTGCTTCCAACCTGCTGACCTCTGTAAACAACAGCATGGGCGAGATGGGTGATACTGCAAATACAATGGTGGAGCTTGCAAAGGGTACGTCTAACCAGACTGAAAGAGCTGCAGCCTCTTCCAGTGATGCCGCCAACAACGTGCAAATGGTGTCCGCCGCAGCCGAAGAGTTGAGCAGTTCGATTGAGGAAATCGCCCGTCAGGTGAGTGCTACAGCCTCCGTTGTTGCAAAAGCAACCGAGGGCGCGCATTTGTCCAACGACCGCATCAACGATCTGGCTGGAGCCACAATGAAGATTGGTGAGGTTGTCGGCCTCATTCAGGCGATTGCAGAACAAACCAACTTGCTGGCGTTGAACGCAACCATTGAAGCTGCACGAGCTGGTGAAGCAGGTAAAGGCTTTGCTGTTGTTGCAGCTGAAGTTAAGGAACTGGCGAACCAGACGTCCAAAGCGACTGAAGAAATCAGTTCCCAGATTTCCGCAATTCAGTCCTCAACGTCTGATGCTGTAACCTCCATTGAGGGGATCTCGCAGACTATGGATGAGGTGACAGAGTACACCTCTGCAATCGCGACTGCGGTTGAACAGCAGGGTGCAGCGACAACAGAAATCAGCCGCAATGTGCAGGAAGCTGCCATGGGCACATCCAGCGCAAACGAGAACATGGCTCTGGTATCTGAAGCCGTGAGCGAAACCAACACCGCATCGTCTCGCGTGTTAACGGCATCCTCCGAAGTAACCGAAAACACACGTGCTCTTGGTCGTGAGGTTGATGATTTCCTGACTGCTGTTGCCAAAGCCGGCTAA
- a CDS encoding PAS domain-containing protein has protein sequence MSAGAQPSNVERTFSETDIIVSKTDLKGKITYCNEIFCEIAGYPYKDLIGKPHSIIRHPDMPRSVFELLWKQIEAGNEIFAYVKNLCRGGEFYWVFAHVTPTYNDSGNIIGYHSTRRVPDGKVLRDTIIPFYEKLLEIERAPKSRKDGQLKGSEFLINFLSENRVTYDEFILTL, from the coding sequence ATGTCGGCGGGAGCACAACCGTCCAATGTTGAAAGAACATTCAGCGAAACGGACATTATCGTAAGTAAAACCGACTTAAAGGGCAAAATCACATACTGTAATGAGATCTTTTGCGAGATCGCTGGTTACCCTTACAAGGACTTAATTGGTAAGCCACACAGCATCATCCGGCATCCTGATATGCCGCGGTCGGTGTTTGAGTTGCTATGGAAGCAGATTGAAGCTGGAAATGAGATATTTGCGTACGTAAAGAACTTATGCCGCGGAGGTGAGTTCTATTGGGTGTTCGCGCATGTTACGCCCACATACAATGATAGTGGAAATATTATCGGTTACCACTCTACGCGGCGCGTCCCCGACGGCAAAGTTTTACGGGATACGATCATTCCCTTTTATGAAAAGCTTCTGGAGATAGAACGCGCTCCAAAAAGCAGAAAAGATGGGCAGCTCAAAGGCTCTGAGTTCCTCATTAATTTCCTTTCGGAAAACCGAGTTACCTATGATGAATTTATCCTCACTCTCTAA
- a CDS encoding iron-containing alcohol dehydrogenase, which yields MTGFVFNTSASVICVPGAVQKLAELTAKTIGKRVLLVSDKGLVNAGLVAPVIKQLEAAGISVTLFDDVVADPPEAIVLQAKEVAITANVEGVIGLGGGSSLDVAKLVALLVGGGENLADIYGVGLAKGKRLPLILIPTTAGTGSEVTPISIITTGEAEKKGVVTPQLLPDVAVLDADLTVGLPAHVTAATGIDAMVHAIEAYTSTSANNNPVSKVLAKEALRLLGANIEQAVNTPKDRQARSNMLLGSMLAGQAFANSPVAAVHALAYPIGGIFHVPHGVSNALVLPHVMRFNLQACGEAYSELAPLVFPELSDVTNDRRAAAFVDRLAELSKILGVETTLGEVGIREEDIDRLASEAMKQTRLLVNNPREVDEESALQIYKSAL from the coding sequence ATGACTGGGTTTGTATTCAACACATCTGCGAGTGTAATTTGTGTGCCGGGCGCGGTTCAAAAGCTGGCTGAGCTGACAGCGAAGACCATTGGTAAGCGTGTATTGCTGGTGAGTGATAAAGGGCTGGTCAACGCAGGTCTTGTTGCTCCGGTCATCAAGCAGCTGGAAGCCGCTGGTATCAGCGTTACGCTGTTTGATGATGTTGTGGCAGACCCTCCTGAGGCGATCGTACTGCAGGCCAAAGAAGTTGCCATCACTGCAAATGTAGAGGGTGTAATTGGCCTTGGCGGTGGCTCCTCCTTGGACGTTGCAAAGCTTGTCGCCTTGCTTGTTGGGGGAGGGGAGAACCTTGCCGACATTTACGGTGTGGGCCTTGCCAAGGGCAAACGCCTCCCACTGATCCTTATTCCCACAACAGCCGGGACTGGATCTGAAGTCACACCTATTTCCATCATCACAACTGGTGAGGCGGAGAAAAAAGGTGTTGTTACGCCCCAACTGCTTCCTGATGTGGCTGTTTTGGATGCTGATCTGACTGTCGGGCTTCCCGCACACGTCACTGCAGCCACTGGCATAGACGCTATGGTGCATGCCATTGAAGCCTATACCTCCACCTCGGCAAACAACAATCCCGTTTCTAAAGTTTTGGCGAAAGAAGCCTTGCGCTTGCTTGGTGCTAATATTGAGCAGGCCGTGAACACGCCGAAGGATAGACAGGCACGGTCTAACATGTTGCTGGGGTCCATGCTTGCTGGTCAGGCCTTTGCAAACTCACCGGTCGCGGCAGTTCATGCACTAGCCTATCCAATTGGCGGTATCTTTCATGTTCCCCATGGCGTGTCCAATGCATTGGTCTTGCCACATGTGATGCGGTTTAATTTGCAGGCATGCGGAGAAGCCTACTCAGAACTGGCCCCGCTTGTGTTTCCGGAATTGAGTGACGTGACCAATGACAGACGTGCTGCCGCATTTGTGGATCGTCTTGCAGAACTATCAAAGATACTGGGTGTCGAAACCACTCTTGGTGAGGTCGGGATCAGAGAAGAAGATATAGACAGACTTGCGAGTGAAGCCATGAAGCAAACCCGCTTGTTGGTGAACAATCCTCGAGAGGTGGATGAAGAAAGCGCATTGCAAATCTACAAAAGCGCACTTTGA